AAGGAGCTGCTACTATGTCAAAACTGGTCGGTGAACAGCAGTTGATGCGGATTTTTATCGGAGAAAGCGACCGTCATGGCTCTCGTCCCTTGTACGAGGCCCTGGTTGAGCTGCTGCGCAAGGAGGGGTTTGCCGGTGCCACGGTGTTGCGGGGCATCTGCGGTTTTGGCGCCAACCGGGTCTACCATACCCAGAAGCTGCTGGACCTGTCGGCTGACCTGCCGATGGTCATTGAGGTGGTTGACAGTCAGGAGAAGATTGCTGCCGTTATGCCGCAGATTGACGTCATGATGGGTGGTGGTATGATTACGTTGGAAAAAGCCACAGTGATCCGCTATAGCCCGAAATCCTGAGCATGGCGGCATGCTTTACTAACTACAGGGGAGGTCATGGTATGAGGATGCTGAGCAAGATAGTAATGAGTGCAGGTCTGGTCTCGCTGGTTTCCACAATGGCGCTGGCAGCAGAAAAAACCCGTCCACCCTATCCGCATTACTGGATCAGTGTGGCAACCACGAATCAGTCCATCCCCGGTATGTCTGAAGAGATGTCCGGCATGGCCTCCATGTTCGGTGGTCGCGGCGCAGCCTTTGGCCCCCGCCGGACCCTGCAGCTGCAGCTGGAAGGTCCTCGTGAGGTTGCCGAGCCCAAGGCAGAGCACCTGATTCCGCCGGGGCAGAAGATGGGAGACAGCCTGCCGTTGATTACCCCTAAACAGGAAAAGACGGAGTATCAGCCGGAACAACGGGGAGAGCGGCCTGAAAAGTATGAAAAGCCCAAGGCCCGCATGCTGATCTACTGGGGCTGTGGCGAGAATGTTGCCAAAGGCCAGCCGAGGGTGATTGATACCGCAAAGATGTCAGCCATGGACTTTGGCAAGGCCCTGAGCGGACGTAGCGGTACCCGTCAGATTCCGCCGTCACCCCACAAAGGTTGGACTTATGGTGACTGGCCCAACAGTGAAGACAGAAAAGATGTGCCCAAGGATGCCTCACTGGTGGGTGAGCACCAGCTGAAAGGCAGCTACCTGCCTGACAACATCCGTTTCAGCCTTGATCAGAAGCGGGATTTTATGGCACCGGTCAGTTTCAGCGCCATCAGCAAGACCGCCAGCGGTGCCTGGCCGTTCAAGTGGCAGCAGGTGCCAACCGCCATCGGCTACTTTGCTACGGCAATGGGGCATAATCAGAAGACCGGTGAGACCATCTTCTGGTCATCCAGCGAGGTTCCTGAGACCGGATTCGGCCTGATGGACTACCTGACCCCCCATGATGTGCAGCGCTTTATCAGGGAAAAGGTGCTGATGCCCACCAGCCGTACCAGCTGTACCATCCCTGCCGGGGTATTCAAGGACGTGGATGGTGCCATGCTGCAGTTTATGGCCTATGGCGAGGAGTTGAATCTTGTCCATCCCCCCAAGCCGAAGGATCCCAAGCAACCCTGGAATCCGCAATGGTCGGTCAAGGTGCGGCTCAAGTCAACCGGCTCCTCTCCGCTGGTTGAGGCCGAAGAGCGCGGCAGCAGGTCATCCAAAAAACGTCCTGCTGCGGATGATGGTGCTGAACAGGAACAACAGCCTTCCGACAATAAAAAAGGCGGCGGGATGATGGATGGCCTGAAAGGGATGTTCGGCTTTTAACAGAACAAAAAACAGTGGCATTCAATTTTTTGAATGTGCTAATGTAGCAACTCTTTATGACAGCCACCCGTTTGGGGGCTGATCAGTAGCTGTAGTACCATAGAAAGACATACCGCCCGGATTTGTTGTTCTGTACAAACCGGGACGGACGGAACATGGAACCTGCCGTTGCACCTGATGCAGCCGGTTTGTGGTAACAGGCACACCGTCCCGTGGTGTGCCTGTTTTATTTTGGAGTCCCGGCATGCGCAAGAAGATCACCATACCTGAGATACTGTTGATGAAGCAGGAGGGCCGTAAAGTGACGGTCCTGACCGCCTATGACTACCCGACCGCCCGGCTGGTGGATGCAGGCGGGGTGGATGCCATCCTGGTGGGGGATTCGGCCGGGGTCGTGTTTAGCGGTCATGAAAATACCCTGCCGGTCACCATGGATGAGATGCTCTACCATGTCAAGGCGGTGGTGCGGGCCAGGCCCAAGGCGCTGGTGGTTGCCGATATGCCGTTTATGGCCTGTCAGAGCGGTGAGATCGAAGCCCTGAAAAACTGTGGCCGGATGCTGCAGGAAGGCGGGGCCGAGGCGGTCAAGATTGAGGGGGGCAGCAACATGGCTCCGATCATCCGGGCCGTGACCGAAATGGATATCCCGGT
Above is a window of Trichlorobacter lovleyi SZ DNA encoding:
- the panB gene encoding 3-methyl-2-oxobutanoate hydroxymethyltransferase codes for the protein MRKKITIPEILLMKQEGRKVTVLTAYDYPTARLVDAGGVDAILVGDSAGVVFSGHENTLPVTMDEMLYHVKAVVRARPKALVVADMPFMACQSGEIEALKNCGRMLQEGGAEAVKIEGGSNMAPIIRAVTEMDIPVMGHVGLTPQSVHRMGGYKVQGRKDQAERILEDAHAVQEAGAFAVVLEGIPAKLAARITEMLEIPTIGIGAGPACDGQVLVIHDILGLCEKYSPKFVKRYADLAPLITEAARQYVSEVKDGTFPTEEHSFS
- a CDS encoding DUF190 domain-containing protein, translating into MSKLVGEQQLMRIFIGESDRHGSRPLYEALVELLRKEGFAGATVLRGICGFGANRVYHTQKLLDLSADLPMVIEVVDSQEKIAAVMPQIDVMMGGGMITLEKATVIRYSPKS